From a single Bryobacter aggregatus MPL3 genomic region:
- the tuf gene encoding elongation factor Tu, translated as MAKEKFDRSKPHVNIGTIGHIDHGKTTLTAAITKVLSRHNPKNTFRSFDSIDNAPEEKARGITIAASHVEYETPNRHYAHVDCPGHADYIKNMITGAAQMDGAILVVAATDGPMPQTREHILLARQVGVPYIVVALNKTDMVEDAELLELVEMEVRELLSSYQFPGDDLPVVRVSALGALNGEPQWEAKIDDLMAQVDAYVPIPERAIDKPFIMPIEDIFSIQGRGTVVTGRIEKGIVKVGEECEIVGFTATRKTTVTGVEMFKKLLDEGRAGDNVGLLLRGIEKNDVERGQVIAKPGSIKGYKKFKGEVYVLSKEEGGRHTPFFNGYRPQFYFRTTDVTGVAHLPEGTEMVMPGDNVQMTIDLITPVAMDKGLRFAIREGGRTVGAGTVSEIIE; from the coding sequence ATGGCGAAAGAGAAATTTGACCGTAGCAAGCCGCACGTCAACATTGGCACGATTGGGCACATCGACCACGGCAAGACGACGTTAACGGCAGCGATCACGAAGGTGTTGTCCAGGCACAACCCGAAGAACACATTCCGGAGCTTCGACTCGATCGACAACGCGCCGGAAGAAAAGGCTCGTGGTATCACAATTGCCGCTTCGCACGTGGAGTATGAGACGCCGAATCGTCACTACGCTCACGTGGACTGCCCCGGCCACGCCGACTACATCAAGAACATGATCACCGGTGCGGCGCAGATGGACGGAGCGATCCTCGTCGTTGCCGCCACCGACGGCCCGATGCCCCAGACCCGCGAGCACATCCTGCTGGCCCGTCAGGTGGGTGTGCCCTACATCGTCGTTGCTCTGAACAAGACCGACATGGTGGAAGACGCCGAGCTGCTCGAGCTGGTGGAGATGGAAGTGCGTGAGTTGCTCTCGAGCTACCAGTTCCCTGGCGACGATCTGCCGGTGGTGCGTGTGTCCGCTTTGGGGGCGCTGAATGGCGAGCCGCAGTGGGAAGCAAAAATTGACGACCTGATGGCGCAGGTGGATGCGTATGTTCCGATTCCGGAGCGCGCCATCGACAAGCCGTTCATCATGCCGATCGAAGACATTTTCTCGATCCAGGGCCGTGGCACGGTAGTGACTGGCCGTATCGAAAAGGGCATCGTCAAGGTGGGTGAGGAATGCGAAATCGTCGGCTTTACGGCGACGCGCAAGACCACGGTGACGGGTGTGGAAATGTTCAAGAAGTTGCTGGACGAAGGTCGCGCGGGCGACAACGTCGGGCTCTTGTTGCGCGGCATTGAAAAGAACGACGTGGAACGCGGTCAGGTGATTGCGAAGCCGGGTTCGATCAAGGGCTATAAGAAGTTCAAGGGCGAAGTGTATGTCCTGAGCAAGGAAGAAGGCGGACGTCACACTCCGTTCTTCAACGGGTATCGTCCTCAGTTCTACTTCCGTACGACGGACGTGACGGGTGTGGCGCACTTGCCGGAAGGCACCGAGATGGTGATGCCTGGCGATAACGTGCAGATGACGATCGACCTGATCACGCCGGTTGCGATGGATAAGGGTTTGCGCTTCGCCATCCGCGAAGGCGGCCGCACTGTCGGCGCCGGTACTGTGTCGGAAATCATCGAGTAG
- the secE gene encoding preprotein translocase subunit SecE: MATENAMEKASSWPQNVKDYFEDLQKEMRLVTWPSRKQVIATTTVVVASVFLFAAYFAVIDQLFVRAVSQVFKMSAK, encoded by the coding sequence ATGGCGACTGAAAACGCAATGGAAAAGGCCAGCTCCTGGCCGCAGAACGTAAAAGACTATTTTGAAGATCTCCAGAAGGAGATGCGTCTGGTCACTTGGCCCAGCCGTAAGCAAGTCATCGCCACTACTACCGTCGTCGTCGCCAGCGTCTTTCTTTTCGCAGCTTACTTCGCAGTGATTGACCAGCTCTTCGTCCGGGCTGTGAGCCAGGTTTTTAAGATGAGCGCGAAATAG
- the nusG gene encoding transcription termination/antitermination protein NusG yields MPDFDEIDENQVAPDDVVPGVEEAAQTEHAEHEDLVPAGESQEDSHPNMNWFIIHTYSGFENKVAESLKSRAEAFGFDHRLGQILIPKEQVVEMKNGKKVTSERMLYPGYVMIQMEMDDQLWHEVKNTPRVTGFVGGGNTPVPLTADEVNKVLFRQARPGDAPRPKVNYEKNETVRIVDGPFNNFSGKVDEVNTERNTLRVMVTIFGRSTPVELDFLQVEKV; encoded by the coding sequence ATGCCCGACTTTGACGAGATCGACGAAAACCAAGTGGCTCCTGATGATGTAGTGCCAGGGGTTGAAGAAGCTGCGCAAACAGAACATGCAGAGCATGAGGACTTAGTTCCGGCTGGTGAGTCTCAAGAAGATTCCCATCCGAATATGAACTGGTTCATCATTCATACTTATTCGGGTTTTGAAAATAAAGTTGCTGAATCCTTGAAGAGCCGTGCTGAGGCTTTCGGATTCGATCACCGTCTCGGCCAGATCCTGATTCCCAAGGAACAGGTTGTCGAGATGAAGAACGGTAAAAAAGTTACCAGTGAGCGCATGCTCTATCCGGGTTACGTGATGATCCAGATGGAGATGGATGACCAGCTCTGGCACGAAGTCAAAAATACCCCTCGTGTGACAGGCTTTGTGGGTGGCGGCAATACTCCGGTTCCCCTCACTGCAGACGAAGTCAATAAAGTTCTGTTCCGGCAGGCCCGTCCGGGTGATGCTCCCCGCCCGAAGGTCAATTACGAAAAGAACGAAACGGTGCGTATCGTCGATGGCCCGTTCAACAATTTCTCCGGCAAGGTCGACGAAGTCAATACCGAGCGCAACACGCTGCGCGTCATGGTTACGATCTTCGGCCGCTCCACCCCTGTCGAACTCGATTTCTTACAAGTAGAGAAGGTATAA
- the rplK gene encoding 50S ribosomal protein L11 has product MAKKVTGSVKLQIPAGKATPAPPVGTALGPQGVNIMEFCKAFNAKTSAPDMAGLIIPVVITIFSDRSFTFITKTPPVPVLIKKAVGITSGSKEPNRNKVGKITMKQVEEIAKTKMPDLNSFDLEGVINQVKGTARSMGVDVV; this is encoded by the coding sequence ATGGCAAAGAAAGTTACTGGCTCAGTAAAGCTTCAAATCCCCGCTGGCAAAGCAACTCCCGCCCCTCCGGTCGGTACGGCTCTTGGTCCGCAAGGCGTCAACATCATGGAATTCTGCAAGGCCTTCAATGCGAAGACCTCTGCTCCTGATATGGCTGGCCTCATCATCCCTGTTGTCATCACCATCTTCTCTGACCGTAGCTTCACCTTCATCACCAAGACCCCGCCAGTGCCGGTTCTGATCAAGAAGGCTGTTGGCATCACCAGTGGCTCGAAGGAACCCAATCGGAACAAGGTTGGCAAAATCACCATGAAGCAGGTGGAGGAAATTGCCAAAACGAAGATGCCCGATCTCAACAGCTTCGATCTCGAAGGTGTGATCAATCAGGTGAAGGGTACGGCTCGCTCCATGGGTGTTGACGTAGTTTAA
- a CDS encoding carboxypeptidase-like regulatory domain-containing protein, whose protein sequence is MSLRIFALGLIFSLASLLAQQTTATLTGTVTDSTGATVPGAVVKVVSSSTNAIRDTRTDESGNYNLPFLPSGDYAVTLSSKGFQTQSVTGLNLQVGQTLRQDFQLKIGDVTETVSVAASSAILQTDNAVVGTVIDAAKVSDLPLNGRNFVQLAQLIPGVQAGTPGSITVRRGRGSIGQTSSAYGETAMSANGQRDTANRFFLDGIEIMDYDAMSYSFSPSVDSLSEFKVETSTYGAEAGGAPGGYVNIISKRGSNQLHGTLWEFNRNNALTQSYDAIANKDVTPPRLNRNQFGANVGGPVFLPKLYRGIDKTFFFFNWEQGRLLQATTPGLRIVPPTAYRNGDFSQLTNARTGEKIILRDPMGVGPFPNNQIPSSLLSPQAKAFLPFTPNPNTSQGAFNFISATPSALSRQKNFLVRGDHNFSPKDSIYLRYAWNDTFEAGIPFWGNDQRDNLGSVRTWGGGYVHTFSPTLVNDFKGGTHSFAEFENFGTSNKPEFDIAGKMGLPLVSRRPFEYGPPSISISGNDGGFSVFDLQRQIGPRQRSNSITQFADILSWQHGKHFLKAGIDLAIREVTFDQARAARGAFGFDGTYTGAAMADFMLGYVKTSSINPTPTATRLKNLWQSYFFSDDWRPTSRLTVNVGLRYDYFGKYTQADDKFVNIGQNGMIVTDLITPQNSKYGRGLIRPDKNNWGPRFGFAYRPTFADEMVIRGGYGLYYTPQISNAIFAMAEGAQATSGAALIGSTSTTPNIFFNNPFALAQTSGALNFAVSNDPEMRDSYIQQWNLNIQKKVFANIVIDAGYVGSKGTRLLVTFGDMNRPIEVVDPRTPGLASLNSRRPDQLFQRAVTGDKSIGNSIYHALQVKAERRLAKGATFLAAYTWSHAISGPSDIGGQVGGGNFIGAPQDIFNLRNDRSTSGFDLRHRFVNTILYELPFFKNSKGIARSLLGGWNLSTIMTFQGGYPAPVSANIDTTGTGINSRPDQVAGQNGNLAGGDRTWAKWINTNAFLAADPVRNPTAYGRFGTSPRTDAVRLPGITNFDFSVNKQFRLGETRRLEFRTEIFNLFNNYNPDPGTLDLNVRSATFGSIGGGVQGITTRVIQLGAKLYF, encoded by the coding sequence ATGTCGCTACGCATCTTTGCTTTGGGCCTCATTTTCTCCCTTGCCTCTCTACTCGCACAGCAGACCACTGCCACACTAACGGGTACTGTCACAGACTCGACAGGTGCTACGGTCCCCGGTGCGGTGGTTAAAGTCGTCAGTAGCAGTACTAACGCGATTCGCGATACTCGTACCGACGAATCTGGCAACTATAATCTTCCATTTCTACCGTCTGGCGATTACGCCGTAACGCTTTCTTCCAAGGGCTTCCAGACCCAGTCCGTCACCGGCTTGAACCTACAGGTGGGACAAACTCTGCGCCAGGATTTCCAGCTCAAAATCGGTGATGTCACCGAAACCGTTTCGGTCGCTGCCAGCAGTGCGATCCTGCAAACGGACAACGCCGTGGTGGGCACGGTCATCGATGCCGCCAAAGTATCGGATCTGCCCCTCAACGGCAGAAACTTTGTCCAGTTAGCGCAACTGATTCCCGGTGTCCAGGCGGGAACTCCCGGCTCGATCACAGTACGCCGCGGCCGCGGCTCGATCGGTCAAACCTCTTCTGCCTATGGAGAAACAGCGATGTCGGCAAACGGACAGCGCGATACCGCCAATCGTTTCTTCCTCGATGGCATCGAGATCATGGACTATGACGCGATGAGTTACAGTTTCTCGCCTTCCGTCGACTCTCTCAGTGAGTTCAAGGTGGAAACTTCCACTTACGGAGCTGAAGCGGGCGGGGCACCGGGTGGCTATGTGAACATCATCTCCAAACGTGGTTCAAACCAATTGCATGGCACTCTCTGGGAGTTCAACCGCAATAACGCGCTGACGCAGAGTTACGATGCGATTGCCAATAAAGATGTCACTCCGCCGCGGCTGAATCGCAATCAGTTTGGCGCCAATGTCGGTGGTCCTGTGTTTCTTCCTAAGCTCTATCGCGGCATTGACAAGACCTTCTTCTTTTTCAACTGGGAGCAGGGAAGGCTGCTGCAGGCCACCACCCCGGGTCTGCGCATCGTGCCGCCGACTGCTTATCGCAACGGAGATTTCAGCCAGCTCACGAATGCGCGTACCGGCGAGAAGATTATCCTGCGGGATCCGATGGGCGTCGGCCCTTTTCCGAACAACCAGATTCCGTCGAGCCTCTTAAGTCCGCAGGCGAAAGCGTTCTTGCCGTTTACGCCCAATCCGAACACCAGCCAGGGTGCGTTCAACTTTATCTCCGCGACACCCAGCGCGCTCTCGCGGCAGAAGAACTTCCTGGTTCGTGGGGATCATAACTTCTCGCCGAAAGACTCGATCTATCTGCGTTATGCCTGGAACGATACCTTTGAAGCGGGAATCCCTTTCTGGGGCAATGACCAGCGCGACAACCTGGGCAGCGTTCGCACCTGGGGCGGTGGCTATGTCCACACCTTCTCTCCCACCCTGGTCAACGATTTCAAAGGCGGTACGCACAGCTTTGCCGAGTTTGAAAACTTCGGAACTTCCAATAAGCCGGAGTTCGACATTGCGGGCAAGATGGGCTTGCCTCTGGTCTCTCGCCGGCCCTTTGAGTACGGACCTCCTTCCATCTCCATCAGCGGCAATGATGGCGGCTTCTCGGTGTTTGATCTCCAACGCCAGATCGGCCCGCGCCAACGTTCCAACTCCATCACGCAGTTTGCGGACATTCTGAGTTGGCAGCATGGGAAGCACTTCCTCAAAGCGGGCATCGATCTTGCGATTCGCGAAGTCACCTTCGATCAGGCTCGCGCTGCCCGTGGCGCTTTCGGCTTTGATGGAACGTATACGGGCGCGGCGATGGCAGACTTCATGCTTGGCTATGTCAAAACGTCCAGCATCAATCCAACTCCGACGGCCACCCGTCTAAAAAACCTCTGGCAGAGTTATTTCTTCAGCGACGACTGGCGTCCCACCTCACGTCTCACGGTCAACGTCGGTCTCCGTTACGACTACTTTGGCAAGTACACCCAGGCCGACGACAAGTTCGTTAATATCGGGCAGAACGGCATGATCGTGACGGATCTGATCACCCCGCAGAACTCGAAGTATGGCCGCGGTCTCATCCGTCCCGATAAGAATAACTGGGGCCCACGTTTCGGCTTTGCCTACCGTCCCACCTTCGCTGATGAAATGGTGATCCGTGGCGGTTACGGACTCTACTACACGCCGCAGATCTCAAACGCCATCTTCGCCATGGCCGAGGGTGCGCAAGCGACTTCGGGCGCTGCTCTGATCGGCAGCACCTCCACGACGCCCAACATCTTCTTCAACAATCCTTTCGCGCTCGCGCAAACCTCTGGGGCTTTGAACTTTGCCGTATCAAACGATCCGGAAATGCGAGACAGCTACATCCAGCAATGGAATCTGAACATCCAGAAGAAGGTCTTTGCGAACATCGTGATCGATGCCGGTTATGTCGGTTCGAAGGGCACACGCTTACTGGTCACCTTCGGCGATATGAACCGTCCGATCGAGGTGGTGGATCCGCGGACCCCTGGACTTGCTTCGCTCAATTCCCGCCGTCCGGACCAACTGTTCCAGCGCGCCGTCACAGGAGATAAGTCCATCGGAAATTCGATCTATCACGCGCTCCAAGTGAAGGCCGAGCGCCGCCTGGCAAAGGGGGCCACGTTTCTGGCCGCCTACACCTGGTCCCATGCCATCTCCGGCCCGTCCGATATCGGTGGGCAAGTGGGCGGTGGAAACTTCATCGGTGCTCCTCAGGACATCTTCAATCTCCGGAATGACCGTTCCACCTCCGGCTTTGACCTGCGGCACCGTTTTGTGAATACGATCCTCTATGAGCTGCCCTTCTTCAAAAATTCGAAAGGCATTGCACGTTCGCTCCTGGGGGGGTGGAATCTCAGCACGATCATGACGTTCCAGGGCGGCTATCCGGCTCCTGTCAGCGCCAACATTGATACGACGGGCACGGGAATCAACTCGCGTCCTGATCAGGTGGCCGGACAGAACGGCAATCTGGCCGGGGGAGACCGCACTTGGGCCAAGTGGATCAATACCAACGCCTTCCTGGCTGCCGATCCGGTGCGCAACCCCACAGCCTACGGCCGCTTCGGAACCTCACCGCGTACCGATGCGGTGCGGCTGCCGGGCATTACGAACTTTGACTTCTCAGTGAACAAGCAATTCCGTCTGGGGGAAACGCGCCGCCTGGAGTTCCGGACGGAGATCTTCAATTTGTTCAACAACTACAATCCAGACCCGGGCACTCTCGATCTCAACGTTCGTTCGGCCACCTTCGGCTCGATTGGCGGCGGCGTGCAAGGGATCACCACCCGCGTCATCCAACTCGGCGCGAAGCTGTACTTTTAA
- a CDS encoding TonB-dependent receptor produces MKSKVRSLSLRLGLLLSAIFLAASSGFAQSDSSQITGNVHDASGASIPGAKVTARNEGTGTERQTTTTGEGFYTITNLQPGYYTVSVEAAGFKKYIKKTNKLDASIPLSVEISLEVGAVSESIEVTASTASVQADSATVGKTIEAKQIENMAMNGRNPLLLAQLKPGVQGDAMNRFTFGLNNGLQINGARSQDFLITFDGAVGVRTRSNGTSVGTADVDTVQEVQVLTSNYNAEYGRTSGGQVRIVTKSGGRDLHVTAYEYLRNRELDANTWLRNTTGARKPQNTFNQFGFVVNGPIMVPKVFNTDRSRAFFSFSQEYVRYRQEVTATTTVPTPLMRTGNFSELLSPNPFFAVRTINDPTTGAPFPGNIIPANRVSSNGLALLRAYPDALPGYLSGRNNYFASRSQPENQRKDNLGIDLLPTSNQTIRARWSNYTYHILNGFNNNTDRATTDQSRPNVTGSINHVWTINPTTVNEFLVAASVDRVYTKVNQSTGAYKRSAYGINYPYLFGGAKEIQDKIPTIEINSFGTVDGGPYPSQSTGPIYQISNNTTKIIRNHTLKFGFYFERSGQNDFDQINVSGVPGGTNNQNGRFVFSDGRQGAPNSGLAIANAALGLFDTYAEIGTRAYTPYRGQMYEAFFQDSWKINSKLRIEMGLRYTIMQPYYYSLWNNIAVFDPSKYDPAKAVVLDRATGNVLSGDRYNGIVIPGTGWPKAAIGRVPIASDPSFNRLFSGGSNTFGQLQKNNWAPRFGIAYSINTKTVVRAGGGSFFQRPGVSDGVFLGGQAPFQPFASVTAGNVDNPGGTAGTQFPFYYMTTDPVFKIPRSYQWNTTVEREVGFSTIVTAAYVGRTANNLERTRNLNQLQPGTTQANPGANVNFLRPYKGFAQIDLQENAARSTYHSFQLEANRRFSKGFLVGAAYTLSKSMDNASGRKDLLWNAYNDKNFWGASSFDNRHMFQINFVYELPFYRTSGNAVARMVLGGWQTSGNYQWQTGKPFSITTGDDFAGTGTGTQPWEITSAASYPRQFAQGSADPAKWIQVTAAKPVAGTFSTTQNRNMFYNPGFNNFNMSAFKNFRFQERHNVQLRAEFFNLPNHPNWSGVDTNPNNATFGKVTQKTQTAPRNIQLALRYTF; encoded by the coding sequence ATGAAGAGCAAAGTTCGCTCGCTGTCTCTCAGGCTTGGTCTCTTGCTTTCCGCTATCTTTCTCGCGGCAAGCTCGGGCTTCGCTCAATCTGACTCATCCCAAATCACCGGCAACGTTCATGACGCATCGGGTGCTTCCATTCCTGGCGCTAAGGTTACAGCGCGGAACGAAGGTACCGGAACCGAACGTCAAACAACCACCACCGGTGAAGGCTTTTACACCATCACCAACCTCCAGCCTGGCTACTACACCGTAAGCGTAGAGGCCGCTGGTTTCAAGAAGTACATCAAAAAGACAAATAAACTGGATGCTTCGATCCCGCTTTCGGTAGAGATCTCTCTTGAGGTCGGCGCCGTATCGGAATCGATCGAAGTCACTGCTTCCACTGCCAGTGTTCAGGCTGACTCTGCTACGGTCGGGAAAACGATCGAAGCCAAGCAGATCGAAAACATGGCGATGAACGGCCGCAACCCGCTGCTGCTCGCCCAGTTGAAGCCGGGCGTTCAGGGCGATGCGATGAACCGTTTTACCTTTGGTCTCAACAACGGGTTGCAGATCAACGGCGCCAGAAGCCAGGACTTCCTCATCACCTTTGATGGCGCGGTCGGCGTTCGTACGCGTTCGAATGGCACCTCTGTTGGAACTGCTGACGTGGATACTGTGCAAGAAGTTCAAGTTCTCACTTCGAACTACAACGCTGAATACGGCCGCACCTCCGGCGGTCAGGTCCGCATCGTCACCAAGTCTGGTGGACGCGACCTTCACGTCACTGCCTACGAATACCTGCGGAACCGTGAGCTCGACGCCAACACTTGGCTCCGCAATACGACTGGTGCGCGGAAGCCGCAGAATACCTTCAATCAATTCGGTTTCGTGGTCAATGGTCCGATCATGGTCCCGAAGGTCTTCAATACGGACCGGAGCAGAGCCTTCTTCTCCTTCTCGCAAGAGTATGTGCGCTATCGCCAGGAAGTCACTGCCACCACGACAGTGCCGACTCCTCTGATGCGTACCGGAAACTTTAGCGAACTCTTGAGCCCCAATCCGTTCTTTGCGGTCCGGACGATCAATGACCCGACGACGGGTGCGCCTTTCCCTGGCAACATCATCCCGGCGAATCGTGTCAGCTCAAACGGCCTCGCGCTGTTGCGTGCCTACCCGGATGCCTTACCTGGCTATCTCTCGGGACGGAACAACTACTTCGCTTCGCGCTCGCAGCCTGAAAACCAGCGCAAGGATAACCTCGGTATCGATCTCCTCCCGACTTCGAACCAGACCATCCGCGCCCGCTGGTCCAATTACACCTATCACATCCTGAACGGTTTCAATAACAACACCGACCGTGCCACGACCGATCAGAGCCGTCCGAACGTCACTGGTTCGATCAACCACGTGTGGACGATCAATCCGACCACCGTCAACGAGTTCCTTGTTGCCGCCTCCGTCGATCGCGTCTACACCAAGGTGAACCAGAGCACCGGCGCCTATAAGCGCAGTGCTTATGGCATCAACTACCCCTACCTCTTTGGTGGCGCAAAGGAAATTCAGGACAAGATCCCGACGATCGAAATCAATAGCTTCGGTACTGTTGACGGCGGTCCTTATCCGTCCCAGTCAACCGGCCCGATCTATCAGATCTCGAACAACACAACGAAGATCATCCGGAATCACACCCTGAAGTTCGGCTTCTACTTCGAGCGTTCTGGCCAGAACGATTTTGACCAGATCAACGTGAGTGGCGTCCCCGGTGGCACCAACAACCAGAATGGCCGTTTTGTGTTCTCTGACGGCCGTCAGGGCGCTCCGAACTCCGGCCTCGCCATCGCGAACGCAGCTCTCGGACTCTTTGATACCTATGCGGAAATCGGCACGCGCGCCTATACTCCGTATCGTGGCCAGATGTATGAAGCCTTCTTCCAGGACTCCTGGAAGATCAACTCCAAGCTGCGTATCGAAATGGGCTTGCGCTACACGATCATGCAGCCTTATTACTATTCGCTCTGGAACAACATCGCCGTCTTCGATCCTTCGAAGTACGATCCTGCAAAGGCTGTTGTTCTCGACCGTGCAACGGGTAACGTTCTCAGTGGCGACCGCTACAACGGAATCGTGATTCCGGGAACCGGCTGGCCCAAGGCCGCGATTGGCCGTGTGCCGATCGCCAGCGATCCCTCATTCAACCGCCTGTTCTCGGGTGGCAGCAACACCTTTGGTCAGTTGCAGAAAAACAACTGGGCTCCGCGCTTTGGTATTGCCTATTCGATCAATACAAAGACGGTCGTCCGCGCCGGTGGTGGAAGCTTCTTCCAGCGTCCTGGTGTCTCTGACGGTGTCTTCCTTGGCGGTCAGGCTCCCTTCCAGCCCTTCGCCTCTGTTACCGCTGGCAACGTGGACAACCCCGGCGGCACCGCCGGCACGCAGTTCCCGTTCTACTACATGACCACCGATCCGGTCTTCAAGATTCCACGTTCCTACCAGTGGAATACCACTGTCGAACGTGAAGTCGGCTTCAGCACGATCGTCACTGCTGCCTATGTGGGCCGCACGGCGAACAACCTGGAACGGACTCGTAATCTGAACCAACTCCAGCCGGGTACGACCCAGGCCAATCCTGGTGCGAATGTCAACTTCCTTCGTCCCTACAAGGGCTTTGCCCAGATTGACTTGCAAGAGAATGCTGCTCGCAGTACCTATCATTCCTTTCAACTCGAAGCGAACCGTCGCTTTAGCAAAGGCTTCCTGGTTGGCGCTGCTTACACGCTCTCCAAGAGCATGGACAATGCCTCCGGCCGTAAGGATCTGCTCTGGAACGCCTACAACGACAAGAACTTCTGGGGCGCTTCGAGCTTCGACAACCGCCACATGTTCCAGATCAACTTCGTGTACGAACTGCCCTTCTACAGGACCAGCGGCAACGCTGTTGCGCGCATGGTTCTCGGCGGATGGCAGACCAGTGGTAACTATCAATGGCAAACCGGTAAACCGTTTAGCATCACGACGGGTGACGACTTTGCTGGTACCGGCACCGGAACGCAGCCGTGGGAAATCACCTCGGCCGCCAGCTACCCGCGCCAGTTCGCACAGGGCAGTGCGGATCCTGCCAAGTGGATTCAGGTAACGGCCGCCAAGCCGGTTGCCGGAACTTTCTCCACCACGCAGAACCGCAACATGTTCTACAACCCTGGTTTCAATAACTTCAACATGTCGGCGTTTAAGAACTTCCGCTTCCAGGAACGCCACAATGTGCAGTTGCGCGCTGAGTTCTTCAACCTCCCGAACCACCCGAACTGGTCCGGTGTGGACACCAACCCGAACAACGCAACCTTCGGGAAGGTGACACAGAAGACGCAGACCGCTCCCCGCAACATCCAACTCGCTCTCCGCTATACCTTCTAG
- a CDS encoding peroxiredoxin → MLQLSWLWSDPLEVGVDAPLFTAKDQDGNEVSLQKLRGKNVILVFYPGDDTTVCTKQVCEIRDNWQLVKQKNAVVFGINPQSAESHKKFVNGRQLPFPLLVDQGQKIGQLYHAHGLIVKRTVYLIGPDGKIKFGQRGKPSPAEVLRFAE, encoded by the coding sequence ATGTTGCAATTGAGCTGGCTCTGGAGTGACCCCTTGGAAGTGGGCGTAGACGCGCCTCTGTTTACGGCAAAGGATCAGGATGGCAACGAGGTGAGCCTGCAGAAGCTGCGCGGCAAGAACGTCATCCTCGTCTTCTATCCGGGCGACGATACGACCGTTTGCACGAAGCAGGTGTGCGAGATCCGCGACAATTGGCAACTGGTCAAGCAGAAGAATGCCGTCGTCTTTGGCATCAATCCGCAGTCGGCGGAGAGCCACAAGAAGTTCGTCAATGGAAGGCAATTGCCCTTCCCCCTGCTGGTCGACCAGGGACAAAAGATCGGGCAGCTCTACCACGCGCATGGACTGATCGTGAAGCGGACCGTTTACCTGATTGGCCCCGACGGCAAGATCAAATTTGGACAGCGCGGCAAGCCTTCGCCGGCGGAAGTCCTGCGCTTCGCCGAGTAG